One genomic segment of Pyruvatibacter mobilis includes these proteins:
- a CDS encoding DUF177 domain-containing protein, whose protein sequence is MVKKANQTAPEFSFPVDIASLPQDGVRHVLEPNEKERAAIAKRLELQALPRLTVEIDVTPSRGKGALLQGRLEADVVQTCVVSLDAVPAQVSDRFEVRFLPAELIEDVSPGEDLELSSEEDAPEPLGGPNGTSFDAGEVAVQYLSLALDPYPRLPDAVIPEEAVSEGEPSPFAVLEALKTDGKPQ, encoded by the coding sequence GCGTCCTTGCCCCAGGACGGTGTGCGTCATGTTCTTGAGCCGAATGAGAAGGAGCGGGCGGCCATTGCTAAGCGCCTGGAGTTGCAGGCGCTGCCGCGATTGACCGTAGAAATCGACGTGACCCCGTCGCGCGGCAAGGGCGCGCTTTTGCAGGGCAGGCTTGAAGCAGATGTCGTGCAGACGTGCGTTGTCAGCCTGGACGCTGTCCCGGCACAGGTGTCGGACCGGTTCGAGGTCCGGTTCCTGCCGGCGGAGCTGATCGAAGACGTATCACCGGGCGAAGATCTTGAGCTGTCGTCCGAGGAAGACGCACCGGAACCGCTTGGCGGGCCCAACGGGACCAGCTTCGATGCCGGGGAGGTTGCAGTGCAATATCTGTCACTGGCACTCGACCCCTATCCGCGTTTGCCGGACGCAGTGATTCCCGAGGAGGCAGTTTCTGAAGGGGAACCATCCCCCTTTGCGGTGCTCGAGGCGCTGAAGACAGACGGGAAACCCCAATAA